The DNA sequence GAAGATGCCAACGAACAGTAGAATCAGATTTATAATAAGCAAAATCATGATCTTGTTATCCGTAACGCCCAATAAGCCAGCACTGATCTCTTGGGGAATATGCTCGTAAGACAATACCCAAGACATACTCATCGATGCCCCGATCAATAACATGACAATGGCCGTGGTACAGGAGGCACTCAAGAATATCCCTGGCAGATTATCTTTAGTTATTTCCCTATAGATAATTCCTAAGACAAGACTGTACAATACCGCTATGGCAGAAGCTTCGGTAGCGGTAAATATTCCGGCAACTATGCCCCCAATTACCAATACCAATAAGAATAAGCTGGGCACAGCATCGATAAAAGTCTTGAACACCTCTTTTAGCCTACTTTTCTGGCCAACCTTATATCCTCTCTTTTTTGCCCAAAAAGAAGCCACCAGCATAAGAAATAACCCGGTCAGTATTCCTGGAATATAACCTGCAAGAAACAAAGCTGCTATAGAGGCCCCACCACTGGCCAGTGAGTAAACGATCAAAATATTGCTGGGAGGAATGACCAGCCCTGTGGTCGCCGAAGTAATGTTCACGGCGGCACCAAATTCTCGATCATATCCGTCCTTTTCCATTTCAGGCCCTAGAATGCTTCCCATGGCAGACGCCGAGGCCATTGCCGAACCTGCTATGGCGCCCATTAACATGGCAGCAATCACGTTGATAAGTGCAAGTCCGCCCGGTAGTGCCCCCACCAAGGTCTTGGCAAATGCGATAAGTCGGTGGGCGATGCCCCCTTTGTTCATCAATTCTCCCGAGAGTATAAAGAACGGTATGGCCAATAGTGCAAAACTGTCCAAGCCAGTGGCCATACGCTGTGATATGGTAGTAAATGCAGGAATGGTCGGGATGCTGGCCAATATGGTGAGCAAGGCGGAAATTGCAATACTCCATGCCACAGGTGTGCCTATGGCCAAAAGGCCTACAAAACTCAAAATCAATATCAGTATCGGTATATATTCCACAGGTTCAGTTTTTCATGATGTCAGACACTTTGTAAAAAATTATGACAAGACCACTTAACGGAATTACCAAATACACCAATGCCAAAGGAAGTTTCAGTGCCGGTGAATACTGTTCAAGTACATAGGTGACATAGACCAATCTAACCCCACCAATGACCATCGCAAAAAAGCAGAACAAAATAATGATCACACGTACGACCTGTTTCAGTTTTTGTTGGGTTTTTGAATGCAATTTTGAAGGGAGCACATTGATGGCAACATGCATATTACGGCCCGACACATAAGCTGCCCCCAGAATTCCTATCCAGATCATAAGATAACGTGCAAGTTCATCTGTGAATGAACTTGGCACACCCAGCACATAGCGACTGAAGACCTGCCAAAGCACATTAACTACCATGACGCCCATAATAACTACCAAAGTGGTAGCCAGTATTCTGTCTATTCTATTTCGGAGTCCCATAACCGTTCAATGGTCTTTTATTTGTTGGATCAGTTGGTACAATTCTTCATTTTCACTGTAATTTTGATATAATTCCTGGACCTTTTTGGAGAAAGGCACCTTATTTGGTCTTATGACCTCTACCCCGGCTTTTTGCACTTCACTTAAAGCCGTCGCCTCTGCATCGGCCCACAATTTCCTTTGGTAAACTATAGAACTTTCAACGGCCCTTTTCAACCAGGTTCTTTCTTCTTCAGACAATATGTTCCATAAATGGGTACTGGCGATTATGACATCGGGAGAAAAGGTATGTTCGTTCAATGTGTAATATTTACAGACCTCGTAATGTCTTGACAAATAAAAACTGGGGGGATTGTTTTCTGCACCGTCGACCACACCCTGCTGCAGTGAAGTATAGATTTCTCCCCATGAGATGGGAGTTGGTGACCCGCCCATACTTCGAACCATATCCATTGCGGTTATACTTTCCATCACCCGTATCTTTAGTCCCTTTAAATCATCTGGATGCATCACGGGTTTCTTTTTCGTATAAAAGCTACGGCTTCCTGCATCATAAAATCCCAAACCTTTTAGCCAATATTGTTGACCATCGTCCAAGATTTTTTGACCGATGGGGCCATCTAAAACCTTAAATGAGTGCTCTCTGTCCCTGAAAAGGTAAGGGAGTCCCAAAATTTTGGATTTGGGGGCAAAATTTTCAAGAACCGCCACGGAAACCTTTGTCATATCCAAGCTTCCAATCTGTAACAGTTCCAAAGTTTGGCGCTCTGTGCCCAACTGTTGGTTGGGATATATTTCAAGCTGAAGCTTGCCCTTTGAATTTTCTTTCAAATCCTCTCCCATTTTTACCATGGCCTTATGTACAGAATGGTTGACATCCAGACCATGGGCCAACCGTAAGGTTCTGACATTGGTGGTTTCTTTGCAACCTCCCAACGGAAGCAGGGACAAAGACAAAAGAATGGTCAAGACTTTCTTCACTGCCTTACTTTCTTATTTTGGTTATTATTTCCAAGGTGGCGGCCACTTTTTTCTGTAGGCCCCCAAAATCTTTTTGCGCCAGAATCTCTTTGGAAATCAGTTTTGACCCCATGCCGACACAGGTTACTCCGGCATCAAACCAAGCCCTGAGGTTCGATTCATCAGTGCTCACGCCTCCTGTTGGCATGATGTTGGTCCAAGGTTGGGGGCCTTTTATTGCCTTTACGAACCCCGGGCCATAGGTCGATCCCGGGAAGAGTTTGATAAGCTCGCAACCTAATTCCTCTGCCCTATTGATCTCGGTCAAAGAACCACTGCCCGGGGACCAAAGCAATTTTCTGCGATTGCAGACTATTGCTATGTCTTCCCTCAAAGATGGGGTTACCACAAAGTTTGCGCCCATCTGTGCAAAAAGACTTGCTGCACCGGCATCGGTTATAGAACCTACACCCATGATCATATCTGGCAGTTCTTTGATGGCATATTTGTTAAGTTCAGCGAATACTTCAAAAGCAAAGTCTCCCCTGGCCGTGAATTCCATAATTCGAGCTCCGCCATCATAACAGGCTTTCAACACCTTTTTGCCCAGTTCAATATCTGAATGATAGAATAGGGGAACCATTCCTATTTTCTTCATTGTAGTAAAAACCTCTATTCTAGAAAACCGTGCCATAATCTTTGTTTTTAATGCATTACCAGGAAAATCCCCACCGATGCCCTAACCAACTTACATAATTCATCTAGCAACCCTGCCCGAAGCATCACCACCCATCAATTTTTCCACTTCCGCTACGGTGACCAAATTGGCATCTCCTTTTATGGTATGCTTCAGACAAGAAGCGGCCACGGCAAAGTTCAATGCCTTTTGATCATCTTGTGGATATGTCAATAACCCGTATATCAACCCGCCCATAAAAGAATCACCGCCACCGACCCTATCAACAATATGCGTGATTTGA is a window from the Muricauda sp. SCSIO 65647 genome containing:
- a CDS encoding TRAP transporter large permease, translated to MEYIPILILILSFVGLLAIGTPVAWSIAISALLTILASIPTIPAFTTISQRMATGLDSFALLAIPFFILSGELMNKGGIAHRLIAFAKTLVGALPGGLALINVIAAMLMGAIAGSAMASASAMGSILGPEMEKDGYDREFGAAVNITSATTGLVIPPSNILIVYSLASGGASIAALFLAGYIPGILTGLFLMLVASFWAKKRGYKVGQKSRLKEVFKTFIDAVPSLFLLVLVIGGIVAGIFTATEASAIAVLYSLVLGIIYREITKDNLPGIFLSASCTTAIVMLLIGASMSMSWVLSYEHIPQEISAGLLGVTDNKIMILLIINLILLFVGIFMDMTPAVLIFTPIFLPVVTKLGLDPVHFGIIMILNLCIGLCTPPVGSVLFVGVGVAKTTIEKVVRPLVPMFIAMIVALFLITYFPQLSLWLPGFFDL
- a CDS encoding TRAP transporter small permease; amino-acid sequence: MGLRNRIDRILATTLVVIMGVMVVNVLWQVFSRYVLGVPSSFTDELARYLMIWIGILGAAYVSGRNMHVAINVLPSKLHSKTQQKLKQVVRVIIILFCFFAMVIGGVRLVYVTYVLEQYSPALKLPLALVYLVIPLSGLVIIFYKVSDIMKN
- a CDS encoding TRAP transporter substrate-binding protein, whose translation is MKKVLTILLSLSLLPLGGCKETTNVRTLRLAHGLDVNHSVHKAMVKMGEDLKENSKGKLQLEIYPNQQLGTERQTLELLQIGSLDMTKVSVAVLENFAPKSKILGLPYLFRDREHSFKVLDGPIGQKILDDGQQYWLKGLGFYDAGSRSFYTKKKPVMHPDDLKGLKIRVMESITAMDMVRSMGGSPTPISWGEIYTSLQQGVVDGAENNPPSFYLSRHYEVCKYYTLNEHTFSPDVIIASTHLWNILSEEERTWLKRAVESSIVYQRKLWADAEATALSEVQKAGVEVIRPNKVPFSKKVQELYQNYSENEELYQLIQQIKDH
- a CDS encoding bifunctional 4-hydroxy-2-oxoglutarate aldolase/2-dehydro-3-deoxy-phosphogluconate aldolase, which gives rise to MARFSRIEVFTTMKKIGMVPLFYHSDIELGKKVLKACYDGGARIMEFTARGDFAFEVFAELNKYAIKELPDMIMGVGSITDAGAASLFAQMGANFVVTPSLREDIAIVCNRRKLLWSPGSGSLTEINRAEELGCELIKLFPGSTYGPGFVKAIKGPQPWTNIMPTGGVSTDESNLRAWFDAGVTCVGMGSKLISKEILAQKDFGGLQKKVAATLEIITKIRK